The Thermoanaerobacter uzonensis DSM 18761 genome includes the window TATCTCTTTATCTTGGGATTTTAATAAATCAGAAGCCTCTTTTAATATCTCTTCTTTTTCCTCTAAATATTTTATTGCGGCCAATCCTGTTAAAGCTTCAATTCTTCTTAAACCTGCACCAACTGCAGTTTCAGATAGAATCTTAAAAATCCCTATTTCGTTAGTATTTTTAACATGAGTTCCACCGCAAAGTTCCATGCTGTAATCGTCAATTTTTACAACCCTTACTTTATCCCCGTACTTTTCTGTAAATAATGCAACAGCTCCTTCTTTTACTGCTTCATCATAAGTTTTTTCTTCAATATGCACATTTAAACTTTGGTATATCTTTTCATTAACCCTATTTTCTATTTGCTTTAACTCTTCTTTAGTCACCGCTTGATAATGTGAAAAATCAAATCTTAATCGATCATCAGCCACAAGAGAACCAGCCTGATGCACATGGTCTCCTAATATCTCCTTTAGGGCTTTATGAAGAAGATGAGTTGCAGTGTGGTTTCTTGCAGCATTCCTTCGACTTACCACATCAATTTGAGCTTTTACTTCATCTCCTACTGAAATTAAACCTCTTTCAATTGTTCCAATGTGTATAAACTTATCTCCTACTTTTTTACAGTCTTTTACTTTTATCAAAGCATTTTCATTCTCTAGAATTCCCTTGTCTCCTATCTGCCCACCACTTTCAGCATAGAAAGGAGTAACATCTAGTATGATACTCACACCATCTCCCGCTTCTGCTTCCTCAACAAGCTCTTCATCTTTTACAATAGCCAAAACTTTTGAATTGCTTTCATAAGTATCATATCCCACAAATTTTGTCTTAACATCTCCTAAAGTAGAATATATGTCTTGTTCCCACAAACTATTATCTTCTTTTCTGCTACTCCTCGCTCTTATCCTTTGTTTCTCCAGCTCCCTTGTATATCCTTCTTCATCAACAGTAATGCCAGCTTCTTGCAAAATTTCTTTTGTTAAATCCAATGGAAACCCATAGGTATCATATAGTTTAAAAGCCCTAGAACCTTCTAATATGGTCTTCCCTTGTACTTTTAGTTCGTTTATATAATCTTGTAAAATTGTAAGTCCTTGATCTATTGTCTCCTTAAATCTTTCTTCTTCCAGTTTGATTATTCGCTTTATATAGTCCTTTCTCTCAATTATTTCAGGATATGCCTCTCCATAATTTTCTACAACTGAATCTACCACTTTATACAAGAAGGTATCGTTTATCCCCAGCAATTTACCGTGCCTCGCAGCCCTTCTTAAAAGCCTTCTCAAAACATAGCCTCTTCCTTCATTAGAAGGCAGAATTCCATCTGATATCATGAAAGTTATCCCTCTTATATGGTCAGTGATAACTCTCAAAGACACATCTTTTTCTGCATCTTTTCCATACTCTACTTCCGCAATCTTAGATACAAAATTAGTTATGCCTCTTATTACATCTACATCAAATATACTGTCGACTTCCTGCATTATTGTCGCTATTCTCTCAAGCCCCATGCCTGTGTCAATATTTGGATTAGGAAGCCTATGATAATTTCCTTGTTCATCCTTATTGAACTGAGTAAAAACTAAATTCCAAAATTCAATAAACCTATCGCAATCGCATCCAACTCCACAAGTAGGTTTCCCACAGCCTTTTTCTTCACCTCTATCAAAATAAATCTCTGAAGAGGGGCCACAAGGTCCTGTGCCAATCTCCCAGAAATTATCTTCTTTTCCCATCCTTACAATTCTTTCAGGAGGTAATCCAACTATTTTATTCCAAATCTCAAATGCTTCATCGTCTTCCTCATAAATTGATACCCATAACCTGTCAACTGGCAACTTCAAAATTTCTGTTACAAATTCCCAGGCCCACGGAATAGCTTCTTTTTTGAAATAATCACCAAAAGAAAAGTTACCCAACATTTCAAAAAAAGTACCGTGACGTGCTGTTTTACCCACTCTTTCAATATCCGGAGTCCTTATACATCTTTGGCAAGTAATTACTCGTTTGCTGGGGGGAGTTTCTTTTCCTGTAAAATAGGGTTTTAAAGGAGCCATCCCAGAATTAATTAATAATAAACTTTTATCATTTTTAGGAATTAGAGAAAAACTTGGTAGTCTGAGATGCCCTTTGCTTTCAAAAAAGCTTAAAAATTTTTCTCTAATTTCGTTCATTCCGAGTTTTTCCATAAAAATCCTCCTTCTTGATACAATAAAAACCGTCCCAAATTTGGGGACGGGCTTTTACCCGCTCTTTTTTGAGTATATTATACAAGATTGAACATAGCAAGTCAATAACTGGTTTATTTCTCAATAAAAATTTCTGTTACAATAACTTTCCCTATTGCCACAACAGGCACAGATAATAAAAGTCCCCAGACGCCAAAAAGTTCTTCCCCTGCAATCAATGAAAAAATCACTGTAATTGGATGAAGTCCTACACTATCACTAATTATTTTAGGTGTTATAAAGACATTTTCTATTTGTTGCACTAAAAGACACATAAATAAAGCCCAAAAGCCTTTAGATAAAGAATCAAGGAGCCCTATTAAAACGGCAGGAATAATTGACAAGATAGGGCCTAGGTAGGGAATTATATTTAATATTCCTGCCAATATTCCTATTAAAAAAGCATATTTAACTTTAATTAGAGAAAGGCCTATACTTGTAAAAATAGCAACAAAGATAGAAAGATATATTTGTGCTCTTATGTATTTACTCAAAATTTTGTCTATTTTTTTTAAAATAATGGAGAAACTACCATGATATTTGGCAGGAATTACTTTTTCAATTTCTTTTTTAAACAAATTTTTATCCTTTAAAAGATAAAAAGTAATAATCGGTACAATTATCACATCTATAATATCTTTTAATATTGCAACAGCAGATTTAAAAGCCATATCGACACGGGAGGCAAAAAGATTATTTAGGACATTCAAATTTTTATCTAAAACTTTTTCAAATTGAGGTGGTAAATAAGAAAAATAGTTAAATTTTAGTTGAAGCAAAATTTTTTGTAGTTCTTCAGTATAGAAAGGTATCATTTTTACAAAAATAACCATTTCATTTATCAACAAAGGGAGAATGTAAAAAGAAAAAAATAGTATTACCAAAGCAACAATTAAAAACACTAGAAGAATAGACAAAAAACTAGAAAAACCCTTTGAATTAAAAAATTTTACCATTGGATTTAATAAATAGGCTATTAAGGCGGAAACAAAAAAAGGGGAAAGTATATTTTTAATACTCACCCAATTCTTTATAAAAAAATATAATAAACCTATTGTACCAATGATTAAAAAAATTAGATACACTTTTTTAACTTGCATTTTATCACCTGAAAAATTTATCTAACTTTTATTTTGTTCATTGTACGCCATATTTTTGTTATATTTTTTTCTATCATATCTTTATAACGTCTATATTTTTTCATATCTATTTTGGGAATTATATATGCAGCAGCTACTATTCCTGCCAAAAATCCCTTTATATATTTGTCTCTATTCATAAAAGCCCTCCTTTGAAATCTAAAAAAGTTTCTGCTTTTTATAGATTTCCCTCTTTAAAATAAAAAATGCACACTTTTTGTGTGCACTATCTCACCTTTTTCTCAATTATTCCTCCTCCTACTACTACATCTTTATCGTAAAAGACAACTGATTGTCCTGGAGTTATAGCTCTTTGAGGTTTTAAAAATTTTACTAATACTTTATCTTCTTCATATGGCTTTATTATAGCCTCTTCTTCTTTAGCTGTATAGCGTATTTTTGCAGTTACCTTCATTTCCTTTTCTAGTTTTTTAATGGAAATAAAATTGTTATTTGAGGATATAAGCTCCTCTCCCCACACATCTTCTTGATGTCCAACAACAACCACATTGTTTTTCACATCTATATCCACGACGTATAAAGGTCTATCAGAAGATAAACCCAATCCTCTTCTCTGACCAATTGTATAGTGTATTATTCCCTTATGATACCCTAAAAATTTACCGTAAACATCTCTAAATTCTCCTGGCTTTATCTCATCTTTAACTTGCCTTTTTATAAATCCGCTGTAATCATTATCTGGGATAAAACAAATTTCTTGACTTTCTGGCTTTTTAGCAACAGGTAGCTTTAACTCCTCTGCCAAAGCTCTTATTTCTTCTTTTTTGTAATTTCCTAAAGGGAAAAGAGCATGCTCTAACTGCTTCTGTGTCAAATGATATAAGACATAGCTTTGATCTTTATAAGAATCTATACCTTTTTTTAATAAATATCTTTTTGTTTTTTCATCATAGTCTTTTCTGACATAATGGCCTGTAGCAATGTAATAAGCTCCCAACTCAAATGCTTTCTCAAGAAGCTCTCCAAATTTTATTTGCCTATTACATAATACACAAGGATTAGGAGTCCTTCCTTTTAAATATTCATTGACAAAATAATTTACTATTTTATCGTAAAAGACTTCACTAAAATCAACTGTGTAATGAGGTATTAACAACATTTCTGCAACTTTTTTTGCATCTTGTATAGCTCTTAAAGAACAACAGTTCTTATTGCTATCAAAAGCTTTAGCTTCATGGTCTACCCATACTTTCATTGTAAGGCCTATAACATCAAATCCTTCTTTTTTTAAAAGATATGCAGCTACAGAGCTATCTACTCCTCCACTCATTCCAATTACTACTCTATTGCTTATCTCCATATTATATATAAAATCCTCCCTTAAAAATCCTAAAATTATTATTTCCCTAAATGTAATACATAAAAGCACTTTTTTGATTTAATCGCCTGTAATCATCTACCATATCCTGTAAAGTAATAGAGTCTATCACTTTATTTATACTGTCTCTTATTCTTTCCATCACCAACTTCGTCGGACAACCTCCTGCTCTGCTGCACTCAAAAGGAGTATCTTCCAAAACGCAATCTGCAGGAGCCAGCGATCCTTCCAATGTTCTTATCACATCTCCAACGGTTATCTTATCAGGAGGAGCTGCTAGCATATATCCTCCCTGTGCTCCTCTGACACTTTTCACAAGGTCAGC containing:
- the alaS gene encoding alanine--tRNA ligase — encoded protein: MEKLGMNEIREKFLSFFESKGHLRLPSFSLIPKNDKSLLLINSGMAPLKPYFTGKETPPSKRVITCQRCIRTPDIERVGKTARHGTFFEMLGNFSFGDYFKKEAIPWAWEFVTEILKLPVDRLWVSIYEEDDEAFEIWNKIVGLPPERIVRMGKEDNFWEIGTGPCGPSSEIYFDRGEEKGCGKPTCGVGCDCDRFIEFWNLVFTQFNKDEQGNYHRLPNPNIDTGMGLERIATIMQEVDSIFDVDVIRGITNFVSKIAEVEYGKDAEKDVSLRVITDHIRGITFMISDGILPSNEGRGYVLRRLLRRAARHGKLLGINDTFLYKVVDSVVENYGEAYPEIIERKDYIKRIIKLEEERFKETIDQGLTILQDYINELKVQGKTILEGSRAFKLYDTYGFPLDLTKEILQEAGITVDEEGYTRELEKQRIRARSSRKEDNSLWEQDIYSTLGDVKTKFVGYDTYESNSKVLAIVKDEELVEEAEAGDGVSIILDVTPFYAESGGQIGDKGILENENALIKVKDCKKVGDKFIHIGTIERGLISVGDEVKAQIDVVSRRNAARNHTATHLLHKALKEILGDHVHQAGSLVADDRLRFDFSHYQAVTKEELKQIENRVNEKIYQSLNVHIEEKTYDEAVKEGAVALFTEKYGDKVRVVKIDDYSMELCGGTHVKNTNEIGIFKILSETAVGAGLRRIEALTGLAAIKYLEEKEEILKEASDLLKSQDKEIISKIGSLQQVLKTKDKEIEQLKIKMASILANSLINSAISLDGIKVVVSKVEDYDSEALKVLGDILKDKLKTAVIVLASSAPEKAIFVGMATKDVVQKGINIGAVIKEVCKVSEGNGGGRPDMAQGTGKNPFKVEEALNKAIEIVKEQLKN
- a CDS encoding AI-2E family transporter; this translates as MQVKKVYLIFLIIGTIGLLYFFIKNWVSIKNILSPFFVSALIAYLLNPMVKFFNSKGFSSFLSILLVFLIVALVILFFSFYILPLLINEMVIFVKMIPFYTEELQKILLQLKFNYFSYLPPQFEKVLDKNLNVLNNLFASRVDMAFKSAVAILKDIIDVIIVPIITFYLLKDKNLFKKEIEKVIPAKYHGSFSIILKKIDKILSKYIRAQIYLSIFVAIFTSIGLSLIKVKYAFLIGILAGILNIIPYLGPILSIIPAVLIGLLDSLSKGFWALFMCLLVQQIENVFITPKIISDSVGLHPITVIFSLIAGEELFGVWGLLLSVPVVAIGKVIVTEIFIEK
- the mnmA gene encoding tRNA 2-thiouridine(34) synthase MnmA, with translation MEISNRVVIGMSGGVDSSVAAYLLKKEGFDVIGLTMKVWVDHEAKAFDSNKNCCSLRAIQDAKKVAEMLLIPHYTVDFSEVFYDKIVNYFVNEYLKGRTPNPCVLCNRQIKFGELLEKAFELGAYYIATGHYVRKDYDEKTKRYLLKKGIDSYKDQSYVLYHLTQKQLEHALFPLGNYKKEEIRALAEELKLPVAKKPESQEICFIPDNDYSGFIKRQVKDEIKPGEFRDVYGKFLGYHKGIIHYTIGQRRGLGLSSDRPLYVVDIDVKNNVVVVGHQEDVWGEELISSNNNFISIKKLEKEMKVTAKIRYTAKEEEAIIKPYEEDKVLVKFLKPQRAITPGQSVVFYDKDVVVGGGIIEKKVR
- a CDS encoding RrF2 family transcriptional regulator, with translation MKLSTKGRYGIQAMFELALYYGEGPISLKTIAENEGLSEHYLEQLIAILRKADLVKSVRGAQGGYMLAAPPDKITVGDVIRTLEGSLAPADCVLEDTPFECSRAGGCPTKLVMERIRDSINKVIDSITLQDMVDDYRRLNQKSAFMYYI